From the Homo sapiens chromosome 1, GRCh38.p14 Primary Assembly genome, one window contains:
- the DIO1 gene encoding type I iodothyronine deiodinase isoform e (isoform e is encoded by transcript variant 5), protein MGLPQPGLWLKRLWVLLEVAVHVVVGKVLLILFPDRVKRNILAMGEKTGMTRNPHFSHDNWIPTFFSTQYFWFVLKVRWQRLEDTTELGGLAPNCPVVRLSGQRCNIWEFMQG, encoded by the coding sequence ATGGGGCTGCCCCAGCCAGGGCTGTGGCTGAAGAGGCTCTGGGTGCTCTTGGAGGTGGCTGTGCATGTGGTCGTGGGTAAAGTGCTTCTGATATTGTTTCCAGACAGAGTCAAGCGGAACATCCTGGCCATGGGCGAGAAGACGGGTATGACCAGGAACCCCCATTTCAGCCACGACAACTGGATACCAACCTTTTTCAGCACCCAGTATTTCTGGTTCGTCTTGAAGGTCCGTTGGCAGCGACTAGAGGACACGACTGAGCTAGGGGGTCTGGCCCCAAACTGCCCGGTGGTCCGCCTCTCAGGACAGAGGTGCAACATTTGGGAGTTTATGCAAG